The Shewanella mangrovisoli genome has a window encoding:
- the trpCF gene encoding bifunctional indole-3-glycerol-phosphate synthase TrpC/phosphoribosylanthranilate isomerase TrpF: MQTSTAKANVLTRIVDTKAAHIAALKLRFPEDSLTPKISDRSLFAALKAPKAGYILECKKASPSKGLIRKDFDVEAIASIYTQYAAGISVLTDEQFFQGDMDYIPKVRAKVSQPILCKDFFVDEYQVKLAAHQGADAILLMLSVLEDERYQQLASEAAKYQLDVLTEVSNEEELKRAIALNAPIIGINNRNLRDLSTDLATTEALAPHIGSDRVVISESGIYTNEQVRRLSPLVDGFLVGSSIMAEEDIDLACRKLIFGHNKVCGLTRLEDIQAAATAGAVYAGLIFAEKSPRALTQDAAKQLVQQYRAANLPAIEFVGVCVNSTPEFMANIAQECGLAALQLHGSETELEIAELSQLLQQAGLNTQIWKAVSVDAQSGELAAMPRGVQRYLFDSKNDAGFGGTGQAFDWQLPIAHKAEAMLAGGLNADNAARANAQGFYGLDFNSGLETAPGVKSAEKIQAAFSQLRL; encoded by the coding sequence ATGCAAACCAGCACCGCAAAAGCGAACGTTTTAACCCGTATCGTCGATACCAAGGCCGCCCATATCGCCGCCCTAAAGTTGCGCTTTCCTGAGGACAGCTTAACCCCCAAGATTTCGGACCGTAGTTTATTTGCCGCCTTAAAAGCCCCGAAGGCGGGTTATATTTTAGAGTGTAAAAAAGCCAGTCCATCCAAAGGCTTAATCCGTAAAGACTTTGATGTCGAAGCCATCGCATCGATTTATACCCAATATGCCGCCGGGATTTCGGTATTAACCGATGAGCAATTTTTCCAAGGAGACATGGACTATATCCCGAAAGTGCGGGCAAAAGTGAGCCAACCTATTCTGTGTAAAGACTTTTTTGTAGACGAATATCAAGTCAAGTTGGCCGCTCATCAGGGCGCCGATGCGATTCTGCTGATGCTTTCAGTGCTCGAGGATGAGCGATATCAGCAACTGGCCAGTGAGGCAGCCAAGTATCAACTCGATGTGCTGACCGAAGTCAGCAATGAGGAAGAACTGAAACGCGCCATCGCCTTAAACGCACCTATTATTGGTATTAATAACCGCAACTTACGGGATTTAAGTACCGATTTAGCCACCACCGAAGCCCTTGCGCCACACATCGGCAGCGATCGCGTGGTGATCAGCGAATCGGGCATTTACACTAACGAGCAAGTGCGCCGCTTAAGTCCGTTAGTCGATGGATTCTTAGTCGGTAGCTCGATTATGGCCGAAGAAGACATTGATTTAGCCTGCCGTAAATTGATCTTCGGTCACAATAAAGTCTGCGGCCTGACTCGCCTTGAAGATATTCAAGCGGCGGCCACTGCCGGCGCCGTGTATGCGGGGCTGATATTTGCTGAAAAATCGCCACGCGCGCTCACCCAAGATGCCGCCAAACAGTTAGTACAGCAATACCGCGCCGCCAACTTGCCCGCCATTGAGTTTGTCGGCGTATGTGTGAACAGCACGCCTGAATTCATGGCGAATATCGCCCAAGAATGTGGCTTAGCCGCGCTGCAACTGCATGGCAGTGAGACTGAGTTGGAAATTGCCGAGTTAAGCCAATTGCTGCAACAGGCCGGACTGAACACTCAAATTTGGAAGGCGGTCAGTGTCGATGCTCAAAGTGGTGAGCTTGCTGCGATGCCAAGAGGGGTGCAGCGTTATCTTTTTGATAGCAAGAATGACGCAGGTTTTGGTGGCACGGGGCAAGCCTTTGATTGGCAACTCCCCATTGCCCATAAAGCCGAGGCCATGCTCGCTGGCGGCCTCAATGCTGACAATGCCGCCCGAGCCAACGCCCAAGGATTTTACGGCTTAGATTTTAACTCTGGCCTCGAAACGGCTCCCGGCGTTAAGTCGGCAGAGAAAATTCAAGCGGCATTTAGTCAATTACGACTCTAG
- the trpB gene encoding tryptophan synthase subunit beta: MSQLKLNPYFGEYGGMYVPQILVPALKQLENAFVEAQADESFQAEFTDLLKNYAGRPTALTLTRNLSPNPMVKIYLKREDLLHGGAHKTNQVLGQALLAKRMGKKEIIAETGAGQHGVATALACALLGLKCKVYMGAKDVARQSPNVFRMRLMGAEVIPVTSGSATLKDACNEAMRDWSGSYEKAHYLLGTAAGPHPFPTIVREFQRMIGEETKKQMLEREGRLPDAVIACVGGGSNAIGMFSDFIEETSVELIGVEPAGKGIDTHMHGAPLKHGKTGIFFGMKAPLMQDSEGQIEESYSISAGLDFPSVGPQHAHLNAIGRARYESATDDEALEAFQLLARSEGIIPALESAHALAYALRLAKECTKETILVVNLSGRGDKDIFTVSDILNGKEE; the protein is encoded by the coding sequence ATGTCACAGTTAAAGCTTAACCCTTATTTCGGCGAATACGGCGGTATGTATGTGCCGCAGATTTTAGTCCCCGCCCTCAAGCAACTCGAAAACGCCTTTGTCGAAGCGCAGGCCGATGAATCCTTTCAAGCCGAGTTTACCGACCTGCTTAAAAACTACGCGGGTCGCCCAACGGCACTGACCTTAACCCGCAATTTAAGCCCTAACCCTATGGTGAAAATCTACCTCAAGCGGGAAGATTTACTCCACGGCGGCGCCCATAAAACCAACCAAGTATTGGGTCAAGCATTATTGGCTAAACGTATGGGTAAAAAGGAGATTATTGCCGAAACCGGCGCTGGCCAACACGGCGTTGCCACCGCCCTTGCCTGTGCGCTACTGGGATTAAAGTGCAAAGTGTATATGGGCGCGAAAGACGTTGCCCGTCAATCACCTAACGTATTTAGAATGCGTTTGATGGGCGCAGAAGTCATTCCTGTCACCTCAGGTTCTGCCACCTTAAAAGATGCCTGTAACGAGGCCATGCGCGACTGGTCCGGCAGCTACGAAAAAGCCCACTATCTATTAGGCACAGCCGCAGGGCCACACCCTTTCCCGACCATAGTGCGTGAGTTCCAACGTATGATCGGTGAAGAAACCAAGAAGCAAATGCTGGAGCGCGAAGGTCGTCTGCCCGATGCGGTGATCGCCTGTGTCGGCGGTGGTTCGAATGCCATTGGTATGTTTTCCGACTTTATTGAGGAAACCAGCGTCGAGCTAATTGGGGTCGAACCCGCAGGTAAAGGCATCGATACCCATATGCACGGTGCGCCGCTCAAACATGGCAAAACCGGGATTTTCTTTGGTATGAAGGCGCCTTTGATGCAGGACAGTGAAGGCCAAATCGAAGAGTCTTATTCGATTTCGGCAGGCCTTGACTTCCCCTCCGTTGGCCCACAACACGCCCATTTGAACGCGATTGGCCGTGCGCGCTACGAATCGGCCACCGATGATGAAGCCTTAGAAGCCTTCCAATTATTGGCTCGCAGCGAAGGGATTATCCCCGCGCTTGAATCGGCCCACGCCCTCGCTTACGCCCTGCGCCTAGCGAAAGAGTGCACCAAAGAAACCATTTTGGTCGTTAACCTCTCGGGCCGAGGCGATAAGGATATTTTCACTGTGTCAGACATTTTAAACGGTAAAGAGGAATAA
- the trpA gene encoding tryptophan synthase subunit alpha, whose amino-acid sequence MSNTATQTIPHQGGRYHAAFSRLKAEGRGAFVPFVTLGDPNPELSLKIIDTLVQNGADALELGFPFSDPLADGPVIQGANLRALAAGTTPTQCFNLLAQIRAKYPELPIGLLLYANLVFANGIDAFYAKAQQAGVDSVLIADVPVEEAAPFIQAAKAHGIAPIFIAPPNADSETLEKVSQSGEGYTYLLSRAGVTGTDTKAGTPVEDILAKLQAFNAPPPLLGFGIAEPAQVSAAIKAGAAGAISGSAVVKIIEAHQQDEVKLLAALGEFTRAMKAAT is encoded by the coding sequence ATGAGCAACACTGCAACCCAAACTATCCCTCATCAAGGCGGCCGTTATCACGCAGCGTTTAGCCGTTTAAAAGCCGAAGGCCGCGGCGCCTTTGTGCCCTTTGTCACCTTAGGCGATCCAAACCCTGAGCTGTCACTGAAAATTATCGACACCTTAGTGCAAAATGGTGCCGATGCTCTGGAATTAGGCTTTCCCTTCTCCGATCCGCTGGCCGATGGCCCGGTGATCCAAGGCGCGAACCTCAGAGCCCTCGCCGCGGGTACAACACCCACACAGTGCTTCAACTTATTAGCGCAAATTCGCGCTAAATACCCTGAGCTGCCGATTGGGTTATTGCTGTATGCGAACCTGGTATTCGCTAATGGCATCGATGCTTTTTATGCCAAAGCACAGCAAGCGGGCGTGGATTCCGTGCTTATCGCCGATGTGCCAGTAGAAGAGGCGGCGCCTTTTATTCAAGCCGCTAAGGCCCATGGTATCGCGCCAATTTTTATCGCGCCGCCCAATGCCGATAGCGAAACCCTTGAAAAAGTGAGCCAAAGTGGCGAAGGCTATACCTATCTATTGTCCCGCGCCGGTGTGACAGGCACAGACACTAAGGCAGGAACACCCGTTGAAGATATTTTAGCTAAGCTGCAAGCATTTAATGCGCCGCCACCGCTATTAGGCTTTGGGATTGCCGAGCCCGCTCAAGTGAGCGCCGCCATCAAAGCGGGCGCAGCGGGTGCGATTTCGGGCTCGGCCGTGGTGAAAATTATCGAAGCTCATCAACAGGATGAAGTGAAATTGCTGGCAGCATTAGGCGAATTTACCCGCGCCATGAAAGCGGCAACCTAA
- a CDS encoding alpha/beta hydrolase, with translation MRYFLVVVGLLMGSVISQPTAAVEYQSQQLQSKLLKETRQYLIALPEGYAQSTEAYPVVYLLDADEQFDHMASLLQFLSQGAIPQIPKMIIVGINNTERMRDYTPTHTLVLPSGKKGNPKYQQTGGAGRFLDFIEQELAPSIHSQLRTNGINVLVGHSFGGLLAMEALRTDRQLFSAYIAIDTSLWFDSPHYLTQLENRVEKGDFKQKQLFMAIANNPLSPGFSVSSYHRDLNLAFADKLTKSPPQGLSFAAKYYPDETHQSVSHIGLYDGIRHLFKDFAIDIYAETFSKQQVIDQYRLLSERFGLRVTPPQQYLEQLIQYSERQQLSDRKQSLESLKAYFAGVKSNEALR, from the coding sequence ATGCGATACTTTTTAGTTGTAGTCGGTTTATTGATGGGGAGCGTGATATCGCAGCCCACTGCGGCGGTGGAATATCAAAGCCAGCAATTGCAGTCCAAACTGCTTAAGGAAACACGGCAGTATCTGATTGCACTTCCTGAGGGATATGCACAATCGACTGAAGCGTATCCCGTTGTTTATCTGCTGGATGCAGATGAACAATTTGACCATATGGCAAGCTTGTTACAGTTTTTAAGTCAAGGTGCTATTCCACAGATCCCTAAGATGATTATTGTTGGTATTAACAACACTGAAAGGATGCGGGATTACACACCGACCCATACGCTGGTGTTGCCGAGTGGAAAAAAAGGCAATCCCAAATACCAGCAAACGGGGGGCGCGGGGCGATTTTTAGATTTTATTGAGCAGGAATTAGCGCCGAGCATACATAGTCAGCTGCGAACCAATGGCATTAATGTGTTGGTGGGCCACTCCTTTGGGGGCTTACTAGCGATGGAAGCGCTACGTACCGACAGGCAACTTTTTTCGGCCTATATCGCCATTGATACTAGTCTGTGGTTTGACAGCCCACATTACCTCACTCAGCTCGAAAACCGAGTTGAAAAGGGTGATTTCAAGCAGAAACAACTCTTTATGGCGATTGCAAATAATCCCTTGTCACCGGGATTTAGCGTGTCTTCCTATCATAGAGATTTAAATTTGGCCTTTGCGGATAAGCTGACTAAAAGTCCCCCTCAAGGGCTGAGTTTTGCGGCCAAATACTATCCCGACGAGACACATCAGAGTGTGAGTCACATAGGTTTATACGATGGTATTCGCCATCTGTTTAAAGACTTTGCCATCGATATCTATGCCGAGACGTTTAGCAAGCAGCAAGTGATTGACCAATATCGATTATTATCGGAGCGCTTTGGCTTGAGGGTGACTCCACCTCAGCAATACCTCGAGCAGTTGATCCAATATAGCGAGAGACAACAGCTCAGCGATCGCAAACAAAGCCTTGAGTCATTGAAAGCGTATTTTGCAGGTGTTAAGTCAAATGAGGCACTGAGGTAA